From the genome of Gracilibacillus salitolerans, one region includes:
- a CDS encoding helix-turn-helix transcriptional regulator yields the protein MKTRLKELRARDGLNQTELAKRTKVSRQTISLIEREELMPSLLIAMRLSHIFDEPIDNIFIFKEEDLV from the coding sequence ATGAAGACTAGACTGAAAGAATTACGTGCAAGAGATGGACTGAATCAAACAGAACTTGCTAAACGAACAAAAGTCTCGCGTCAAACGATTAGTTTGATTGAACGTGAGGAATTAATGCCCTCTCTCCTCATAGCAATGAGGTTATCACATATCTTTGATGAACCAATTGATAATATTTTTATATTTAAGGAGGAAGATTTAGTATGA
- a CDS encoding lysozyme family protein yields the protein MNQRQWKKWKGAVKQLFLVGFILVSVLFIISWVGSQLANQSLEQGINKEHLPALSEEIWEYKQLVEKYAKQHGMEEHVNTILAMMMQESGGRGKDPMQSSESLCGERGCIDDPEISIEQGVAFFAHAMERADGDLKLAIQSYNFGPGFIEYVRELKGEYSEDTAIAYSQKMYEEAGKDESIYSCLRAEAEELEACYGDIYYVKSVMSYKEAIDMELERGEKRGGWL from the coding sequence ATGAATCAAAGGCAATGGAAGAAGTGGAAAGGAGCAGTGAAGCAGCTTTTTTTGGTTGGCTTTATTTTGGTGTCGGTATTGTTTATTATCTCCTGGGTGGGCAGCCAATTAGCAAATCAATCACTGGAACAAGGGATTAATAAAGAGCATTTACCTGCATTAAGTGAAGAAATATGGGAATACAAGCAATTAGTAGAGAAATATGCAAAGCAACATGGAATGGAAGAGCATGTAAATACCATCTTAGCGATGATGATGCAGGAATCCGGGGGTCGAGGCAAAGATCCAATGCAGTCATCGGAAAGTCTATGTGGTGAAAGAGGATGTATTGATGATCCAGAAATTTCCATTGAACAAGGAGTTGCTTTTTTTGCGCATGCCATGGAACGCGCAGATGGAGATCTGAAATTAGCGATTCAATCATATAATTTTGGCCCTGGATTTATTGAATATGTACGAGAATTGAAAGGTGAATACTCTGAGGATACAGCCATTGCTTATTCACAGAAAATGTATGAAGAAGCTGGGAAGGATGAATCGATCTATTCCTGTCTTCGAGCAGAAGCAGAGGAGCTAGAGGCATGTTATGGGGATATTTATTACGTAAAGTCTGTTATGTCTTATAAAGAAGCAATAGATATGGAATTAGAAAGGGGAGAGAAGAGAGGGGGGTGGTTATAA
- a CDS encoding helix-turn-helix domain-containing protein: protein MNRQALLPTLKKHEYMILPESVGCFGLAADHDVYREAGSLDNFSIHFVLSGTGFVEMDGKQYALQKGDAFLYFPQQEQRYYSSTENPWSIRWVHFYGSTLHTFLSEIGFGRFTLWRLPNLAKLEKTHEQLLQEAEENSFLQLSKLSTLTYSFLSTFTNIAVPRESNSKQELDLRIQSLLPKMQEKAPEAFDLEYWAKETGVSTYYFCRLFKRVTQMTPMAFITLCRLQWSKQLLLEEKNLTVKEIAERSGYPNPSYFNKLFLENEGMTPTKYRQMYV from the coding sequence ATGAACCGTCAAGCTTTATTACCAACATTAAAAAAACATGAATACATGATCCTTCCCGAATCAGTTGGCTGTTTTGGGTTAGCAGCGGACCATGACGTCTATCGTGAAGCAGGCTCATTAGATAATTTTAGTATTCATTTTGTCTTATCGGGAACTGGTTTTGTAGAAATGGATGGCAAGCAATATGCTTTACAAAAAGGGGACGCCTTTCTTTATTTCCCACAACAAGAACAAAGATATTATAGTAGTACGGAGAATCCGTGGAGTATTAGATGGGTCCATTTTTACGGAAGCACCTTACACACCTTTTTATCAGAGATTGGGTTTGGTAGGTTTACCTTGTGGAGATTGCCGAATCTAGCAAAATTGGAGAAAACACATGAGCAATTATTACAAGAAGCAGAGGAAAATAGCTTCTTGCAATTATCAAAATTATCTACACTAACATATTCTTTTTTGTCCACTTTTACTAACATTGCTGTGCCAAGAGAATCTAATTCCAAGCAAGAATTAGATTTGCGGATCCAATCACTATTACCGAAGATGCAAGAAAAAGCTCCAGAAGCCTTTGACCTTGAATACTGGGCGAAAGAAACGGGCGTAAGCACTTATTATTTCTGTCGGTTATTTAAACGTGTCACACAGATGACTCCAATGGCTTTTATAACATTATGTCGTTTGCAATGGAGTAAACAACTATTGTTAGAAGAAAAAAATCTAACTGTCAAAGAAATCGCCGAAAGATCTGGCTATCCAAATCCTAGCTATTTTAATAAACTTTTCTTAGAAAACGAGGGGATGACACCAACTAAGTATCGGCAAATGTATGTTTGA
- a CDS encoding DUF3169 family protein — translation MKTFGKFFIGAVFGFFIVYAFLDLEFGVTILEIAYELTWILGGVSLILLVLAMIGMLQIKRKASSSLEGEEEDVRDKWQYQKFSDVSLAGNSSMIFSIITLSIVLVTNQEILLAIFASILVMLTGASSFVMPYLLKVMYPERDLPEASDKDYTKKLLASSDEGERHVMLEGLYYTFNSTNLLLVGAMIILTVYSVSSEHSQLFAIFIIGLILITINMQYILKIRNK, via the coding sequence ATGAAAACTTTTGGGAAATTCTTTATAGGAGCCGTTTTTGGTTTTTTTATTGTGTATGCTTTTTTAGATTTAGAATTTGGAGTAACGATATTAGAGATCGCTTATGAATTGACATGGATTCTAGGAGGAGTCTCTCTGATTTTGCTAGTGCTAGCTATGATAGGGATGCTGCAAATCAAACGAAAGGCATCGAGCTCTTTAGAAGGAGAAGAAGAAGATGTTCGTGATAAATGGCAATATCAAAAATTTAGTGATGTTTCATTAGCGGGGAATAGCAGTATGATCTTTTCCATTATAACATTAAGTATAGTACTAGTAACCAACCAAGAAATATTACTGGCTATTTTCGCTTCAATTCTTGTAATGCTTACTGGCGCAAGTTCATTTGTAATGCCATATTTATTAAAAGTGATGTATCCTGAACGAGACCTTCCGGAAGCATCAGATAAAGATTACACGAAAAAGCTTCTTGCTTCGTCTGATGAAGGAGAGCGACATGTGATGTTGGAAGGACTTTATTATACGTTTAACAGCACAAATCTACTACTTGTAGGTGCAATGATTATTTTAACGGTCTATTCCGTTAGCTCTGAACATTCACAACTATTTGCTATTTTCATTATTGGACTCATCCTGATTACTATCAACATGCAGTATATTTTAAAGATACGTAATAAGTGA
- a CDS encoding sensor domain-containing diguanylate cyclase has protein sequence MEHRVVQDLLELVNQSFDDKRLFLGKTTDETFSIVKMLGEDGREVEEFSNLTMDLKESFCQLIYLGEQEPLIINDTSKHPVTKGLAITAQANVGAYMGVPVFYKDGKMFGTLCVIGSEAVSFTEEDEEILEKFSRLFSYVLELEKLASIDSLTNLHNRHYLYENFPDIKNKKAIMLLDLDNFKEVNDTYGHDVGDLVLKEAASRINLQIGSNDTLARIGGDEFAIVITEENKKPLAAIATDIIHALSEWNNYPVAVSISASIGISMIDEENVTNIQIALKEADTAMYEAKRNGKKTFIFETC, from the coding sequence TTGGAACACAGGGTAGTTCAGGATCTGCTTGAATTAGTCAATCAATCATTTGATGATAAAAGACTATTTCTAGGTAAAACAACAGACGAAACATTTTCGATCGTAAAGATGTTAGGAGAAGATGGTAGAGAAGTAGAAGAGTTTAGTAACCTTACTATGGATCTTAAAGAATCCTTTTGTCAGCTTATCTATCTTGGTGAACAAGAACCATTAATCATTAACGACACAAGTAAACACCCTGTTACCAAAGGCTTGGCTATTACGGCTCAAGCAAATGTAGGGGCTTATATGGGTGTCCCTGTTTTTTATAAAGATGGAAAAATGTTTGGTACTCTCTGTGTAATAGGTTCAGAAGCAGTATCTTTTACAGAAGAGGATGAAGAGATTCTTGAAAAATTCTCTCGTCTTTTTTCATATGTACTAGAGCTTGAGAAATTAGCAAGTATTGATAGTTTAACAAACTTGCACAATAGACATTATTTGTATGAAAATTTCCCGGATATCAAAAATAAAAAAGCGATCATGTTACTTGACTTGGATAATTTTAAAGAAGTGAATGATACATATGGTCATGATGTGGGCGACTTGGTGTTAAAAGAAGCTGCAAGTCGAATTAATCTGCAAATCGGAAGTAATGATACATTAGCTCGAATTGGCGGGGATGAGTTTGCCATTGTGATAACGGAGGAAAATAAGAAACCGCTGGCAGCTATTGCGACTGACATTATTCATGCTTTATCGGAATGGAACAATTACCCTGTCGCTGTTTCGATTTCTGCCAGTATCGGAATAAGTATGATCGATGAAGAAAATGTGACAAATATTCAAATAGCATTAAAAGAGGCAGACACTGCGATGTATGAAGCGAAAAGGAATGGAAAAAAAACTTTTATTTTTGAAACGTGTTAA
- a CDS encoding MBL fold metallo-hydrolase, which produces MKIIELPIKFEFNGERNYIYPSLIVWNNELTLVDTGYPNFLTLIENEILKSGNEMDNLKNIIITHYDDDHIGSLFDFKEKYPWVNIIASEMETKYISGQVKSERLVQAEQMLDKMSHEEMEFGKWFIQQLKNLKHVPIDEKVRDGDMILDNKCRIIATPGHTSGHISLYFPGLNSVITGDAAVRENHELTIANPHFCLNVVQAEQSLAKIKTLKAENYYCYHGGKFTFSGGKR; this is translated from the coding sequence ATGAAGATAATAGAATTACCAATTAAATTTGAATTTAATGGAGAAAGGAATTATATTTATCCTAGCTTAATCGTATGGAACAATGAACTTACTCTGGTTGATACAGGCTATCCAAATTTTCTGACACTGATCGAAAATGAAATTTTGAAAAGTGGAAATGAAATGGATAATTTAAAGAATATAATCATTACCCACTATGATGATGATCATATAGGGTCCTTATTTGACTTTAAGGAAAAGTATCCATGGGTAAACATTATAGCAAGTGAAATGGAAACAAAATATATTAGTGGTCAAGTGAAGTCAGAGAGGTTAGTGCAAGCGGAACAGATGCTAGATAAGATGTCGCATGAAGAAATGGAATTTGGGAAATGGTTTATACAACAATTAAAGAATTTGAAGCATGTTCCAATTGACGAAAAGGTACGTGATGGTGATATGATTTTAGATAACAAGTGTAGGATAATAGCAACACCGGGACATACTTCAGGGCATATTTCATTATATTTCCCAGGTTTAAACAGCGTCATTACAGGTGATGCAGCTGTCAGAGAGAATCATGAATTGACCATTGCTAATCCACACTTTTGTTTAAATGTTGTGCAAGCGGAACAATCTTTGGCGAAGATTAAAACGCTTAAAGCTGAAAATTACTATTGCTATCATGGAGGAAAGTTTACTTTTAGTGGGGGGAAACGCTAA
- a CDS encoding methyltransferase domain-containing protein, producing the protein MEHVKDEQQFLTNVFQLFKPNGTLILSTPFGEGGGKLSGSPLHVHQLTPHEFSELFYNYSKAEFYYQKGPLIEPISNSSQKHHPIGIVVAKK; encoded by the coding sequence ATGGAACACGTGAAAGATGAGCAACAATTTTTAACTAACGTCTTTCAATTATTTAAACCAAATGGAACGTTGATACTATCAACACCGTTTGGAGAAGGTGGAGGTAAGCTAAGTGGGTCACCTTTACATGTACACCAACTAACACCTCATGAATTTTCCGAATTGTTCTATAATTATTCAAAAGCAGAATTTTATTACCAAAAAGGACCACTAATCGAACCAATTTCTAATTCATCGCAAAAACATCATCCAATAGGTATTGTAGTCGCCAAGAAATAA
- a CDS encoding LacI family DNA-binding transcriptional regulator, whose amino-acid sequence MPTIKDVAKYANVSVATVSRVLNKKGYVSKEAEENVLKAIADLNYKPNSVARSLYHKTSKMIGLLIPDITNPFFPELARAVEDVALTYGYTVVICNTDEDIRKEAQYLEALQQKYIDGLILTTNQLSADNYENLGIPLVALDRQFSNRVPTVSSKNYEGARQATEYLIENGSEFIAHIRGPYHVKPADDRYQGFKNVVEEQGIAHIVVDCDFTMASAMEVAQGLFEKYPTIDAVFASSDIIAAGVLKVAKNSNKQIPEDLQIIGFDGIPLGEMLTPALTTVAQPIYKMGALSARLLIKQIEKQPLDVKNYEVKTTIQYRETTRSDA is encoded by the coding sequence ATGCCAACGATAAAAGATGTAGCAAAATATGCAAACGTTTCAGTAGCAACTGTTTCCAGAGTTCTAAATAAAAAGGGATATGTTAGTAAAGAGGCAGAAGAAAACGTATTAAAAGCAATAGCTGATTTAAATTATAAACCAAATTCTGTAGCTAGATCCCTTTATCATAAAACATCTAAAATGATTGGATTATTGATACCGGATATCACCAATCCCTTCTTTCCAGAGTTAGCGAGAGCGGTTGAAGATGTAGCATTAACCTATGGGTATACGGTTGTCATTTGTAATACCGATGAAGATATTCGAAAAGAAGCACAGTACTTAGAAGCGCTTCAACAGAAATATATTGACGGCTTGATTTTAACGACGAATCAACTGAGTGCTGATAATTATGAGAACTTAGGTATTCCACTTGTTGCATTGGATCGACAATTTAGTAATCGGGTGCCTACGGTTAGTTCGAAAAACTATGAAGGTGCTAGACAAGCAACAGAATATTTAATTGAGAATGGAAGCGAGTTCATTGCACACATTCGAGGCCCTTACCATGTAAAACCAGCTGATGACCGTTATCAAGGTTTTAAAAATGTAGTAGAAGAACAAGGGATTGCTCATATTGTGGTGGATTGCGATTTTACGATGGCAAGTGCGATGGAAGTTGCGCAAGGTTTGTTTGAGAAGTATCCAACTATTGATGCTGTATTTGCTAGTAGTGATATTATCGCGGCAGGTGTGTTAAAAGTTGCTAAAAATAGTAATAAACAAATACCCGAAGATCTTCAAATCATAGGCTTTGATGGCATACCATTAGGTGAAATGTTAACCCCTGCATTAACAACTGTTGCACAACCAATATATAAAATGGGAGCTTTATCAGCAAGATTGTTGATTAAGCAAATTGAAAAACAACCACTTGATGTAAAAAATTATGAAGTTAAAACCACTATTCAATATAGAGAAACAACAAGGAGTGATGCATGA
- a CDS encoding aldo/keto reductase, which produces MKTIQIKGLDKPITTLIQGSDYFKPSVYDKVCQVLDRYVAIGGNTIDTAHIYCGGESEVAIGMWLKERNNREDIVILTKGAHHDQDGPRVNPEAIRQDLLESLERLGTDYIDLYALHRDDPNVPVSEIIDALNEHIEAGRIKAIGGSNWTTERIQAANEYASANGLVGFSFSSPNLSLAKANEPFWKGCVSTDSTDIKWHEETQLPLLSWSSQARGFFTGRFTRQDRSNEDLVRVFYSDANWDRLNRAEQLAEKKGVTAIQIALAYVLNQSFPTCALIGAQNEHELVSCLEGSKIKLSKEEVDWLENGS; this is translated from the coding sequence ATGAAAACCATTCAAATTAAAGGACTCGATAAGCCTATTACCACCTTAATTCAAGGGTCAGATTATTTTAAGCCAAGTGTTTATGATAAAGTCTGTCAGGTCTTAGATCGTTATGTAGCAATTGGTGGTAATACGATTGATACGGCACATATTTATTGTGGTGGAGAAAGTGAAGTAGCTATTGGTATGTGGTTAAAAGAGCGAAATAACCGAGAAGATATTGTTATCTTGACGAAAGGAGCGCATCATGACCAAGATGGCCCACGTGTCAATCCTGAAGCAATTAGACAAGATCTTTTAGAGAGTTTAGAAAGACTAGGAACAGATTATATTGATTTATATGCATTACACAGAGATGACCCGAACGTTCCAGTCAGTGAGATCATTGATGCCTTAAATGAACATATTGAAGCTGGTCGAATCAAAGCAATTGGTGGATCAAACTGGACAACCGAACGAATTCAGGCAGCAAATGAGTACGCTTCTGCCAATGGTTTAGTAGGTTTTTCATTTAGTAGTCCGAACCTTAGTTTAGCAAAGGCAAATGAGCCATTCTGGAAGGGATGTGTCTCAACAGATAGTACTGATATCAAATGGCACGAAGAAACACAATTGCCACTATTATCATGGTCTTCCCAAGCAAGAGGATTCTTTACTGGTCGATTCACTCGCCAAGACCGAAGTAATGAAGATCTTGTTCGTGTGTTTTATAGTGATGCAAACTGGGATCGACTGAATAGAGCAGAGCAATTAGCAGAGAAAAAAGGTGTAACAGCGATTCAAATTGCTTTAGCCTATGTATTAAATCAATCCTTCCCTACCTGTGCACTAATTGGAGCGCAAAACGAACATGAGCTTGTTTCTTGTTTGGAAGGATCAAAGATTAAACTATCTAAAGAAGAAGTTGATTGGTTGGAAAATGGGAGCTGA
- a CDS encoding prenyltransferase: protein MIPAQSAFSLKGIGMLLRLVAVVFSSVATILSTLLPLIFYYQISWLTLLGTTSVLLVGAILIHGVLTHVLNDIADHQSGTDQYSPGILSGGSKVIQTNTMTVTMLKQLGTLMSVFLILMAFLFVVFGYLEFAILTLVGIWGAVSYSLKPFQFAYIPFIGEWFSLFPTMLAVGIALPWIMLEFIPGWAWQNALVNAVWCMAWVMFHHIPDRHADQKAKPMKRTSVVWAVERMGTKGAKFPVLLYFMIIGLLFIWIACTRPVAAIGVGIILVYAIWIVLKVNGENVEELTAVEKRLLCLALAIAIWLGIFV, encoded by the coding sequence ATGATTCCGGCTCAATCAGCATTTAGTCTAAAAGGAATTGGTATGTTATTACGTCTAGTTGCCGTTGTATTCTCCAGTGTAGCAACGATTCTATCTACGCTCCTGCCATTGATTTTCTATTATCAAATTTCGTGGTTAACCTTATTGGGAACTACCTCTGTCCTTTTGGTAGGTGCTATTTTGATTCATGGTGTATTAACGCATGTGTTAAATGATATAGCGGACCATCAATCGGGAACAGATCAATATAGTCCAGGCATACTTTCTGGTGGAAGTAAAGTGATCCAAACGAATACAATGACGGTAACCATGTTAAAGCAGCTTGGCACATTGATGAGTGTTTTCTTAATTTTAATGGCATTTCTTTTTGTTGTATTCGGTTATCTAGAATTTGCTATTTTGACCTTAGTTGGTATATGGGGTGCAGTATCGTATTCTTTGAAGCCGTTTCAATTTGCTTATATTCCTTTTATAGGAGAATGGTTCAGCTTATTTCCTACCATGCTTGCGGTAGGCATTGCCTTGCCATGGATAATGCTAGAATTTATTCCAGGTTGGGCATGGCAAAATGCGCTCGTTAATGCCGTTTGGTGCATGGCATGGGTCATGTTTCATCATATTCCTGACAGACATGCAGACCAAAAAGCAAAACCAATGAAACGAACGTCTGTTGTATGGGCAGTAGAACGTATGGGAACTAAAGGAGCCAAATTTCCTGTTTTACTTTACTTTATGATTATAGGATTGCTATTCATCTGGATTGCTTGTACGCGTCCGGTTGCTGCAATAGGTGTTGGAATTATCCTGGTTTATGCAATCTGGATCGTCTTAAAAGTAAATGGAGAGAATGTAGAGGAATTAACAGCAGTTGAGAAGCGGCTGCTTTGCCTTGCTCTTGCTATCGCAATATGGTTAGGTATTTTTGTATAA
- a CDS encoding AAA family ATPase has product MLPLLGQNKSNIIYLISGPIGVGKSTTSKNIAQIIENCVLIEGDNILHMFDCDSETSWEDRLSLTWENILTLTKNFIQHDFNVVIDFVVEDELEWFCKQITDLQVILKYIVLRADKEKLIERIHARGDNDSLDRSLFLLNKLESSPSNKPFLYDTTLKHTAEIVDEIINDNGFIIKM; this is encoded by the coding sequence ATGTTACCATTGTTAGGTCAAAACAAAAGTAATATTATTTACCTCATTTCAGGTCCAATCGGGGTTGGAAAATCAACCACTTCAAAAAATATCGCTCAAATTATTGAAAATTGTGTTCTTATTGAAGGGGACAATATATTACATATGTTTGATTGTGATTCAGAAACATCATGGGAGGATCGTTTAAGCCTAACATGGGAGAATATCCTTACTTTAACAAAGAATTTTATTCAACATGATTTCAATGTCGTCATTGACTTTGTAGTAGAAGATGAACTTGAGTGGTTTTGTAAACAAATAACCGATTTACAGGTGATACTAAAATATATCGTATTAAGAGCAGATAAAGAAAAACTAATCGAACGTATACATGCGAGGGGAGACAATGATTCATTAGATCGCTCTCTATTTTTGTTAAACAAACTGGAATCAAGTCCCTCAAATAAACCATTTCTTTATGATACTACTCTGAAACATACAGCAGAAATAGTAGATGAAATCATTAATGACAATGGTTTTATTATTAAAATGTAA
- a CDS encoding Gfo/Idh/MocA family protein produces the protein MTIKWGVISTANIAQKAVIPGIKESKTGEVYAIASRNIDNAKETAEELEIPVAYGSYEELLANPDIDAVYIPLPNHLHKEWSIKAMEAGKHVLCEKPVALNANEALEMEEASKKAGVVLAEAFMYRYHPRYQMIQELIQSGEIGEIRGIHGAFTFNNAAAKENVRYRKDWGGGSLYDVGVYPISAARMILKEEPQAATVHAYFSEEHDQVDMMASGILEFEHGIALTFDCGMWADFRNRLEILGTEGRIEVPSAFVVNQNEQDHFYLHTSKGTKEVEVPYLNQYALQADAIGESIQKNEALPFPAEDAILNMRVLDACLTSAEERRRVEIKEG, from the coding sequence ATGACAATTAAATGGGGAGTTATTAGCACAGCGAATATCGCACAAAAAGCGGTTATTCCTGGAATAAAAGAATCAAAAACAGGTGAAGTATATGCCATTGCTAGTCGTAATATAGACAATGCAAAAGAAACAGCGGAGGAATTAGAAATTCCCGTTGCATATGGGAGTTATGAAGAATTATTAGCTAATCCTGATATTGATGCCGTTTACATCCCGTTACCGAATCATTTGCATAAAGAATGGTCGATTAAAGCAATGGAAGCAGGCAAGCATGTGCTCTGTGAGAAACCCGTTGCTTTAAATGCCAATGAAGCTCTAGAGATGGAAGAAGCAAGCAAAAAAGCTGGAGTTGTTTTGGCAGAAGCCTTTATGTATCGATATCATCCAAGATATCAGATGATTCAGGAATTAATTCAATCAGGAGAAATTGGGGAAATTCGCGGCATTCATGGAGCATTCACCTTCAACAATGCAGCAGCAAAAGAAAATGTTCGTTATAGAAAGGATTGGGGTGGCGGCTCCTTATATGATGTAGGGGTTTATCCAATAAGTGCTGCTAGAATGATCTTAAAAGAAGAACCACAGGCAGCAACTGTTCATGCATACTTTTCGGAAGAACATGATCAAGTGGATATGATGGCATCAGGAATATTGGAATTTGAGCATGGTATTGCTCTCACCTTTGATTGTGGGATGTGGGCAGACTTCCGTAATCGACTAGAGATTTTAGGGACAGAGGGCAGAATCGAAGTTCCGTCTGCTTTTGTTGTGAATCAAAATGAACAAGATCATTTCTATCTTCACACTAGCAAAGGAACAAAAGAGGTAGAGGTTCCCTACCTAAATCAATATGCACTACAGGCAGATGCGATTGGAGAGAGTATTCAAAAGAATGAGGCATTACCTTTTCCAGCTGAAGATGCCATTTTGAACATGAGGGTGTTAGATGCATGCCTTACTTCCGCTGAAGAAAGAAGACGTGTAGAAATTAAGGAAGGATGA